Sequence from the Paenibacillus riograndensis SBR5 genome:
CTGGACCCCGTATAATTGGACATGCTTGATGAAGTGCTCATACTGCCCTGTGTTCCGACGAGCTGACGCACGCGGTTGGCAAGTACCTCCATATCGAACGGTTTCAAAATATAATAAGAGGCGCCAAGCTGTACAGCACGCTGAGTGATGTTCTCCTGACCAAAGGCGGTCAGCATGATGATCTTGGGTTCAGGCTTCAGATCCATATCGCGGAGTCGCTCCAGGACACCCAAACCGTCCAGGTGCGGCATTATGATATCAAGAATAAGTACATCGGGAATTTTGCGGGCTTCGCTCAGCATTTGAAGCACTTCTTCCCCATTGTAGGCGATGCCCGTTACTGTCATATCTTCTTGTTCCGTAATGTACTCGGCAAGCAAATTCGTAAACTCCCTGTTGTCATCGGCCAACAACACTTCAATATTCTGCACTGGCTGCTTCCTCCTTATTTATATCTGCTATTCGAAAATAATCATTTATCTTCGCTCCCTTACAGTTTCGACATGCCTGTTCAATATCCTTCTGTCGAAAATTATTTTTCTTTATTTTTTTTCGGTGTTGGATTATAATTAATTGTTTTGTTTCAAGGTTCGATATTTATCGTTATGCTTCGACAAAAAATCTTAAGGCTAAACCGCCTTAAGATTATAGGGAAGAGTATTCTCCAGCTGCACTACACCGGAATCCTTTAGCATCCATTCGATAAAACAGCCATACCCGGACTTCGGATCATTAACGAATACATGGGTTACCGCACCGATCAAACGGCCGTTCTGAACAATCGGACTGCCGCTCATGCCTTGGACAATGCCGCCGGTCTTATCAATCAGACGGGGGTCCGTAATACGCAGCACCATCCCTTTGGTCGCCGGCGTCTCCTGATGCGCTACATGAATAATGTCTACATTGAAACGTTCTACCCGCTGCCCATCGACGACCGTCAGTATTTGCGCCGGCCCTTCCTTCACTTCATTGCTCATGGCAACCGGAATCGGTTCCTGGTACAGGCTGTGATCCGGGTTGCGGGTCATTTTGCCGAAGATCCCGAAATCCGTGTTGCTCTCCACATTCCCCAGAACCTGGCTCTCTTTATAAAAGGTTGCCCGCTTCTCGCCGGGATCGCCATCCTGGCTTTTGGAAATGGAGGTTACGCTGGATTGTACGATGTGTCCACTGCCGACAACTATGGGTGTACCGGTGTTCATGTCTGTGATCACATGACCAAGCGCACCATATACACCCTGCTTCGGCGCATAAAAGGTTAAGGTGCCTACACCCGCCGCAGAATCGCGGATATACAGCCCTAACCGCCATACTTTGTCATTGCGGTCGTAGGCCGGCGTCAGCTTGGCTATATGCTCTTTGCCGCCGCGTTTGAACACAATGGTCAGCGGTTCGCGGGCCCGGCCTGCACGCTCCACCAGCTTCGCCACCTTGGAGACCTCGTCCAGCTTCACTCCATCGATGGAGATCATCAAATCCCCAGGCAGAAGTCCGCTGTTCTCTCCGGGTGAAAGTTTGGACTGCTGTGATACTTCAATCAGATGATGGCCAACAACAAGTACGCCTGCGGACTTCACTTTTACACCAATTGTCTGTCCCCCCGGTATTACCCTAAGGTCCCGGTTTTCTCCCTGAACGGCATGGTCAAGCGGGTTATCCTGAGGCGAGGCATAGCTCTGGGAAGGTCCCGTTATGCCTGATAAGCTGAGAAAAAAGGCGAATAAAAGGCCGGGCATTAACTTCCTGAGGTTCGGCTTCAATGGCTGTCACGCTCCCTTTTGCTTCTTTCGCTTGACGAAAAAGGTGGTCGCCAATTGCGTACCTATAAGATAACCTTGCCCCCAGGCTTTTATTACTGTTAATCATTGTTCCGCTTACCCTGCAGCCGCCTTGCTGGCCTCGGCCAGACCGAGCATCTCCTGTGCGTGGTGCAAGGTTTTTTCGGTTATTTCCACACCGCCCAGCATCCGGGCCAGCTCCATCACCCGGCCTTCGGCTGTCAGTGACTCCACTTCGGTCATCGTTCTCCCGTCTTCAACCTTTTTACGGATAAGGTACTGGTGATCAGCCATGCAGGCCACCTGCGGCAGATGGGTAATGGAGAACACCTGACAGGTCGACGACAGCTTGTACAGCTTGTCTGCAATCGACTGGGCGGCCCGTCCGCTGACACCGGTATCCACCTCATCAAAGATCAGAACAGGGATTGCGTCATGGCGGGCAAAAATGCTCTTCATCGCCAGCATAATCCGCGCCAGCTCGCCGCCGGAGGCGATTTTGCTTAAAGGTCGCAGCGGCTCACCGGGATTGGGGGAGATCATGAACTCCGCACTGTCGATTCCCTGCCGGGTCAGCCGGTACCGGCGGTCCTGGTATTCAACGCCGCGCGGGTCCTCCAGGATGTCCATCTTGACCTGAAGCGAGGTCCGTTCCATCTGCAGGTCCTTCAGCTCACCCTCTACCTGAGCGGCCAGATCAGCCGCACACCGCCGCCGGGCCTGGCTCAGCGCTTCTGCCGCTTCCATAAGAATGTTAAGCAGACCATCGCGTTTCACCGTCAGCTTCTCAATATATTCATCCTTATTCTCCAGCAAGTCCGTCTCATGGCTGATTTGTTCATAATAGGCAAGAATCTGCTCTACACTGTCGCCGTATTTACGCCGGAGCCCGGAGATCAGGTCCAGACGGTTCTCAATATCCTCCAGCCTGGCCGGGTTGAATTCGATCTCCTCGCGATAATCGCGAAGCTGAAAGGCGGCATCCTCCAGCTGGTAATAAGAGGACTGAAGCTGGTCGAGCACGCCTTTGAGACCCTTTTCGTCATATCGTACCGCATCCTCCAGCCGGGAAATCACATTGCCGATGGATTCCAGCCCCTGTCTGTCATACAGCAGCTCATAGGCGCCGGATACCGAATCCATCATTTTCTCGCTGTGGGATAGTTTGACCCTTTCTTCGGCAAGTAATTCATCTTCGCCCGGTTTTAGTCCTGCGGAAGAAATTTCCTCCAGCTGAAAGCGGTATAAATCCAGCATCTGATAAGCCTTCTGGCTGGTTTCCTGCAGCTCGCGGAGCTCTTTTTCCACCTTGGCAAAGGCGGTATATTTCTCTTGATAATCGGCCTTGAGCGGACCAATCACAGCTTCGCCGTACGTATCCAGCAGGCCCAGATGACGCTCAGCCTTCAGCAGATTCTGATGCTCATGCTGACCATGAATATTGACCAGCTGCTCGCCGATTTCCCGCAGCATGCTGAGATTGACCATTTGCCCATTGACGCGCGATGTGCTTTTGCCCTGGGAGGTGATCTCACGGCGGATAATCAGATGCTCCTCCGGCTGCGCCGTAATGCCCAGACGCTCCAGCGTTTCCCATACGGGATGTGCGGCCGGCAGGCTGAACAGCGCTTCCATCTCGGCTTTGTCCGTACCGTAGCGGATGGAATCTGCTGAGCCCCGGCCTCCGACAACCAGCCCAAGAGCATCTATAATAATCGATTTACCTGCACCGGTTTCCCCTGTAAGCACATGAAAACCCGGATAAAAATGCACCTCCACCGCTTCAACCACGGCAAGATTGCGGATCGATAACGTTTCTAACACGGATACAGCACCCCCGAAAAGATGATTGCTTAGAAATCTATGGCTCTAGGATATATATCCCATAATTTGCGAAATGACGTCATGGCTGTCTTCCGGCTGCCGGCAGATAATCAGGATCGTATCGTCACCGGAAATGGTGCCCATAATCTGCGGCCAATCAATATTGTCGATCAGCGCGGCTACAGAGTTGGCAGTCCCCGGGAGACATTTCATGACCACGAGGTTGCCGGAGGAATCGATATGCACAAAATTGTCCACCAGCACACGCTTCAGCTTCTGGGTCGGATTGTAACGCTGATCTGTCGGAAGGGAATATTTATATCTGCCATCGTCCATAGGGACTTTTATTAGTAAAAGCTCTTTAATATCCCGCGACACGGTGGCCTGGGTGACCTGAAAACCAGCCTCGCGCAGCGCCTCAACCAAATCATCCTGTGTCTCAATTTCCTGCTGTGTAATGATTTCACGTATCTTAATGTGCCTGTGACCTTTCATTGTTGCCTCCCAAATGTATAAGTATATAATGCTTAAGTAGATTCCCCGTCGTCCTTGCCCAGCCGGATCTCATGAATGGCAGACGTGACGGTGTTGACATACAGCACTCCGCTGCATTCCGGATAGATCAGCAAATAGGGCAAAAGTGAATCCCGGAGGCTGCTGCCGGTGAATTCCAGCGTTTTGCGCGGGCGGGAGAGAATTACCAGATAGAACGAGTCCTCTTCCTTGCTCGCAACATAATCGATGAACAGCCTGCTGTACATGGAAGCCCCATTGACTGTAAAAGACAACGGAATCTTCAGCTTGCCGCCGATCACCTCATAACCTGCCTCTTCCAGCAAATCGATGGAGGGATGAGGCAAAATATCTTTATTGAGCGGCAGCTTGTCCTTAATGAACGAACGCGGGGAGCTTTGCAGCCATATGTAAATCCGGTAAATGACAAATATTGCGACTGCCAGTCCAATTAACGCCATAACGGCCTTATCAGAGCTCGCCAATTCCATCACCTCGGTGAATAATTCGCGCGAGGCCCCTTGAAATCCTGCTTCTGCCGCCGAAATCCAGCCAAATCTGACAGTTACAGACGGCCTCTGGAGGAAGTTAAGGATAGACTAACTTATTCCTTGTGATTTTGCAAAAAAGTGCCTATAAAAATTGAACTTGTGATTTTCTATTTGGGATGGGTCGTGACTCCAGAGAATGTTTGGACTTCCGGCCGCTGCCCATCTGCAGATTTCTTGATTATATACCGTTATTAACGGTGGAAATCCGCAGACAAAGGCGGACGCTACCGCTCCTCCAGTTCCAAACTTCTCCTCCGCCACTTCTCCCTTCATTGGAATATTTCAAGTTCAATATTTCCAGTCAAAAAGAAACTCATCGTTTCGATGAGTTTCCAGGGGTGACTTTAAAGGTCGCTGCCGCTTCCTGAATCACGGTATCGGCGAGCGCCGCGAAATCTTCGGGCGTATTCTGATCTGAGGATAGCTCTGTCCGGGATGCACCAGTCTCCGTAGCGTCAGGAAGCAGCTTCCAGTGCGCCAAAAACTCGATGTTCCCTTCACCCCCCGTAATCGGGGAAAAGGTTAAGCCTTCCAGCCGGTAGCCCAGCCCGGAAGCCATGCCAAGCACACCCATCAGCACCTCTTTGTGGACAGCAGGCTCACGGACCACACCGGATTTCCCTACCTTTTCCCGCCCGGCTTCGAACTGCGGCTTGATCAGGGCAGCGATATCGGCGGGACGTTCAAGCAGCGCGATCAGCGGCGGCAAAATAATCTTCAATGAAATAAAAGACACATCAATGCTGGCAAAATCGGGAACCGGACCTTGCAGGTCCGGCGGGGTCATATAACGGAAATTCGTCTGTTCCATTACGCTTACCCGCTCATCATTGCGCAGTCTCCAGTCCAGCTGGTTGTAGCCGACATCAATCGCATAGACATGGCTCGCCCCGTTCTGGAGGGCGCAATCGGTGAAGCCTCCTGTAGAAGAGCCGATATCAAGCATCACGCGCCCGTTCAGATCAATGCCGAACTGCCGCAGCGCCTTCTCCAGCTTCAGGCCGCCCCGGCTGACATAAGGGTGCACAGCTCCTTTTACCCTCAAAACCGCGCTGCGCGGTACCTTCATGCCTGCCTTCTCAATCCGTTCCTCATCCGCAAGCACCAGTCCGGCCATAATGGCGGCCTTGGCCTTCTCACGGCTCGCAAAAAAACCTTGTTCCACTAACAGCACATCAATCCGTTCCTTAGGGTGTTCCATGGTCATCTCCCGGTTATTCTTAGGGTTACTGCTTCGACTATCCTGTTCAGGAGGTTGAAGTCGTCTTGTAGGCAAAAGCGCTCGATGCCTTCATCGCTTTGACACGGCTGATTACCGCTTCAACGGTCAGCCCGGTTTGCTGGCGCTGCTCTTTGATCGAGCCATGCTCCACAAAGATATCCGGCACGCCCATCAAATGGACCCGGGCATCATAAATTTCATGCTCCGCATAAAATTCAAGCACAGCGCTGCCCAAACTTCCCGCCTCACAGGCTTCCTCCAGCACAATCATCCCTGTTCCCGCATGGGCCAGGTCCAGCAGCATGGAGCTGTCCAGCGGCTTCAGGAACCGGGCGTTGACAACCCCCAGCTGAATGCCTTCACGTCTCAGCAGCTCCGCCGCTTCCTCCGCCACCTGTACCATCGGCCCGCAGGCCAGCACCGCGTAGTCATCGCCTGGACGCAGCCGCTCCCAGGTGCCTATCGGCAGCGGCTTCAGCTCGGCGTCCAGCGCCACGCCAGTGCCGTCAATACGCGGATACCGGTAGGCAATCGGACCGTCATTATATTCAAGCGCCGTCTTCATCATGTGGCGCAGCTCATTCTCATCCTTGGGCATCATCATCACCATATTCGGAATGTGGCGCATAAAGGCGATATCGTATACCCCTTGATGCGTTTCACCATCAGCCCCCACAAAGCCTGCACGGTCGATGGCGAACATGACATTGGCGTTGTGGCGGCAAATGTCATGCACAATCTGATCGTATGCCCGCTGCATAAAGGTGGAATAGACGGCATAAACCGGCTTCATCCCCTCCATGGCCAGCGCTGCGCAGAGCGTTGCCGCATGCTGCTCGGCAATGCCGACATCAATCATCCGGTCGGGAAACTCCTTGGCGAACGGGAACAAGCCCGATCCGCCCGGCATTGCCGGTGTAACGGCGATCAGCCGTTTGTCCTCACGGCCCAGCTCAATCAGCGTCTCCCCGAACACTTCGGTGTACATCGGATTGCCGACAGCCTTCAGAGACTGGCCGGACTCAATTTTGTATGGTGAAATGGCGTGTGACTTATAAAAATCGGTTTCCGCCGGTTTATACCCCTTGCCCTTGGTAGTCAGAACATGCACCAATACAGGGCCGGATACGTTGTCCGCCTGATGGAAGGTATCGATCAGCTTCTCTACGTCATGGCCGTCAACCGGCCCCAGATAAGTAAAGCCAAGCTCTTCGAACAGCACGCCGGGCACCATCATGTATTTGAGGCTGTCCTTTACATTCTGGGCTGTCTTGGCAAGTCTTCCGCCGATGGCCGGAATTTTCTTGAGGAGTCCTTCCACTTCATCCTTGGCGCGCAGATAATGGCGGTCCGAACGGATTTTGCTCAGATAGTTATGCATTGCCCCTACGTTCGGAGCGATGGACATTTCGTTGTCATTCAGGATAACCATCAGCTTGCGGCGTTCATGGCCGATATGGTTAAGCGCTTCAAACGCCATCCCGCCGGTAAGCGCCCCGTCCCCGATTACAGCGATAACCTTGTTGTCTTCGCCCTTCAGATCACGGGCCATCGCCATTCCCATAGCCGCAGACAGGGAGGTGCTGCTGTGTCCGGCTTCCCAGACATCATGCTCGCTCTCCGCCCGCTTCACAAAACCGCACAACCCGTCTTTCTTGCGCAGCGTGTCAAAACGGTCCTGGCGGCCGGTAAGGATCTTATGGACATATGCCTGATGCCCTACGTCGTATATCATTTTGTCCCGGGGACTGTCATAACAGTAGTGCAGGGCCAGCGTGAGCTCCACTACCCCCAGATTCGAGCCGAGGTGCCCGCCGGTCGCTGTAAGCTTCTCGATCAGAAACCGGCGGATTTCCTCCGCAAGGGTAGCCAGCTCCTCAACTGACAAAGCTTTAAGTTGCTGAGGATCATTTATTTGTGGAAGCAGCACGAGTATTCCCCGCTTTCCTAGATGTTGTAAAATATATATAAACCCCATTATAACACAAACGAAACGGCTGTCGAAACACAGCCGCTCCGGAATTTGCTCTAATGATCGCGCTTCATAAGGTAGTCTGCAATGTCCAGGAGACGTGTATTGTCCTGAAAACCGCCTTCAAGGACAGCGCTGCGGGCGGCTTCCGTCAGCCGCTTCACCTCATCGCGGGAAGCGTCCAGGCCGATAAAATACGGGTAGGTGACCTTCTGCTGTTTGAGGTCGCTGCCTGTTTTTTTGCCGAGCTTGCCCTCGTCCCCGACCAGATCCAGGATATCATCCTGAATCTGAAAGGCCAGGCCGATATGCGTGCCGAAATCGCGCAGCGCTTCCAGCTGCCTGCTGTCCGCCCCGGCAATGCGTCCCCCGGCCGTCAGGGAAAAGACAATCAGATCCCCCGTCTTGTGGCGGTGGATGTATTGAAGCTGCTCCAGGCTGGTAAGGCCCTGCTCGCCTTCCATATCGGCGATCTGCCCGCCGACCATTCCTCTCGGGCCTGCCATTTCCGCCAGGTCCTCCACAACGGAAAGCGCGTGTTCTGCGGGCACGCCATGCTTCCGCGAAGCCTGCACAACACTGTAGAACGCATGGGTGAGCAGCGCATCTCCGGCCAGTATGGCCGTAGCCTCGCCGTACACCTTGTGATTGGTAAGTTTGCCGCGCCGGTAATCATCATTGTCCATAGCGGGCAGATCGTCATGGATCAGCGAGTAGGTATGTACCATCTCAATGGCAGCGGCTACCGGCAGCGCGGCCTGGCGGCTGCCGCCCAGCGCCTCGCAGGCGGCGATGACGAGCAGCGGGCGCAGACGTTTGCCGCCCGCCTGCAGCGAGTAGTTCATCGCGTCCTTAAGATTGCCGGGTACGCTCCATTCTTCAGGCAAGGCCGCCTCCAGCTCGCTCATCACCAGGCTGCTGATCTCGGCTATATATTCCTTCAGCGGCTGCCGCAAGGATGTCCCGGCGGGCTCCGCTTCCTGCTTCGGCTCAAACGGGCTCATCACTGTCACCTTCCAGCCGGGCACCGAACGGTTTCTTGCGCAGCTCGCCGTCCATCTCGGTGATCATTTCGATTTTGCGTTCCACCTGCTCCAGCTTGTTCCCGCACAGCTGCGAGAGCTTCATGCCCTGCTGAAACAAATCGATTGCCTTTTCCAGAGGAACGTCGCCGTGCTCCAGTTCCCGCACAATTTCTTCCAGCCGCTCCATCGCTCCCTCAAAATCCAGTTCCAATTCAGCTTCCTTCGCCATTCGTTATGCCATCCTCCCTCATTCCCCACACCTGGCAGCTTAGCTGTCCGTCATTCAGCTTGATGTTGACCACATCGCCAAGCTCAACTTCCTTCAGCGATTTGATTAAATGCTCTTCCTTCTCATCGTAGACAAGGCTGTAGCCCCGCGACATCACCTTCAGCGGGCTGAGCGCATCGAGATGGCGCAGCTCGGCGGCGAAGCGCGAGCGCTTCTCCTGCAGGCGCACCTGCATGGCACCCGCGAGTTCGCGGGTGAGGCTCTCGGTGCGCCGCCGCGCAGCGCTGACACTCGCCTGCGGGTGGAAGCGCTGCAGGCTGTGGTGCAGCACGGCCCGCTGCTCGCGCGCGCGGCCGTGCCGGTCCCTCGCTGCGCGGAGCAGCCCGGCGCGCAGCATGTCCAGCCGCTGCGCGTGCTGGGCCAGCTGGCGGCGCGGGCCGACCAGCGCCAGCGAGCGCTGCAGCGAGGCGAGGCGCTCGCCGCTGCGCTGCGAGCGGCGCAGCAGCCCTTGGCGCAGGCGCTGCTGCGCCGTGCGGAGCTGCGCCGCCAGCTCGGCGGCGTGCGGCACCGCCAGCTCGGCCGCCGCCGTCGGGGTCGCCGCCCGAAGATCGGCGGCGAAGTCGGCGATCGTGAAGTCGGTCTCGTGGCCCACGGCCGAGATGACCGGGATGCCGGAGGCCGCGATCGCCCGGGCGACGGCCTCCTCGTTGAAGGCCCACAGCTCCTCCAGGGAGCCGCCCCCGCGGCCGACGATGAGCACATCGGCTTCGCCCATCGCGTTCAGATTCTGAATGGCCTTCACAATAGACGGCCCTGCCCCCTTGCCTTGCACGAGGACAGGATAGAGCACCACCGCCACCTGCGGAAACCGCCGCTGCAGCGTGATGATAATGTCCCGCACAGCTGCGCCGGTCGGGGAGGTTACGACCCCGATGCAGCGCGGGAACCGCGGAAGCGGCCGCTTGCGTGCCGCCGCGAACAGCCCTTCCAGCTCCAGCTTGTTCTTCAGCTGTTCATATGCCAGGTATAGGCTGCCAATCCCGTCAGGCTGCATATGCGTAGCATAGAACTGATACTGCCCGTCCCGCTCGTAGACAGTCACATTGCCTCTCGCGATAACCTTCGTCCCTTCCTTCGGAACAAAAGGCAGCCGCTGGTTATGCGATGCGAACATGATTGACTTGATCCGGCTGCTCTCATCCTTCAGCGTGAAATACATATGACCGCTGCCATGATGGGTGAAATTCGAGATTTCCCCGCGGACCCATACATCGGAGAGCACCACATCGGAATCCAGCTTCATGCGGATATAACGGTTAAGCTCCTTTATCGAGTAGACCTGCCGTTCCGGTGCCATGAATGCGGCCTATTCCTGATCCAGGCCGCGGCGGCGCTTAGCCGCAGTCAGCGTGTTGGCCATCAGCATGGTTATGGTCATTGGTCCGACGCCGCCCGGTACCGGGGTGATATAGCCGGCAACTTCCTTCGCACTTTCATAATCCACGTCTCCGGCAAGCTTGCCGTTATCCAGGCGGTTCATCCCGACATCGATCACCACGGCGCCCGGCTTCACAAAAGAGCCGTCAATAAAGTTGGCCCGGCCGATCGCCACCACGAGAATATCCGCCTGGCGGCTAAGCTCGGCGATATTTGCGGTGCGTGAATGGCACATAGTCACTGTTGCATTCTCGCGCTGGAGCAGCAGGGATACCGGTTTGCCGACAATGTTGCTGCGTCCGATAACGACCGCGTGCTTGCCGGACATTCCGGTGCCTGTGCGTTTGATCAGCTCGATCACACCTGCAGGCGTGCAGGGGAGAAGACTGTCATCCCCGATGACCAGATTCCCCACATTGATCGGATGGAAGCCGTCCACATCTTTTTCTACAGCAATGGCATTAATGACAGCCTTCTCGTCAATGTGCTTCGGAAGTGGAAGCTGAACCAGTATTCCATCAATCTCATCCCGGCGGTTCAGCTCAGCCACCAGCGCCAGCAAATCCTCCTGGCTAGTTGCCGCATCCAGTCTGTGTACTTCCGAATGGAACCCAAGCTCAGTACTGGACTTCTCTTTGTTGCGCACATAGACCTGGGAAGCCGGATCTTCACCGACCAGCACAACAGCAAGCCCGGGCTTTACGCCCCGTTCTGCCAGTTGGGCAACTTCCCGGGCAATGCCCGTACGAATTTCGTCAGATACTTGTTTACCGCTGATGATTGCTGCTGTCATGTAATTCTCTCCCCTTTATCTGTTTTGAAAGTTGGACTGAAGTTGGCACATCATGTCTGGGTCAGGCAAAAAAACAAACGTCAACAGCTGCTACAGTTCGGTCTTAAGCGTATCGATCTCCTGAATCATCTTGCCCAGCACACCGTTAACGAATTTGCCGGAATCTTCAGTGCCGAAATGTTTGGCCAGATCGATGGCTTCATTG
This genomic interval carries:
- the recN gene encoding DNA repair protein RecN, with product MLETLSIRNLAVVEAVEVHFYPGFHVLTGETGAGKSIIIDALGLVVGGRGSADSIRYGTDKAEMEALFSLPAAHPVWETLERLGITAQPEEHLIIRREITSQGKSTSRVNGQMVNLSMLREIGEQLVNIHGQHEHQNLLKAERHLGLLDTYGEAVIGPLKADYQEKYTAFAKVEKELRELQETSQKAYQMLDLYRFQLEEISSAGLKPGEDELLAEERVKLSHSEKMMDSVSGAYELLYDRQGLESIGNVISRLEDAVRYDEKGLKGVLDQLQSSYYQLEDAAFQLRDYREEIEFNPARLEDIENRLDLISGLRRKYGDSVEQILAYYEQISHETDLLENKDEYIEKLTVKRDGLLNILMEAAEALSQARRRCAADLAAQVEGELKDLQMERTSLQVKMDILEDPRGVEYQDRRYRLTRQGIDSAEFMISPNPGEPLRPLSKIASGGELARIMLAMKSIFARHDAIPVLIFDEVDTGVSGRAAQSIADKLYKLSSTCQVFSITHLPQVACMADHQYLIRKKVEDGRTMTEVESLTAEGRVMELARMLGGVEITEKTLHHAQEMLGLAEASKAAAG
- the ahrC gene encoding transcriptional regulator AhrC/ArgR, with the protein product MKGHRHIKIREIITQQEIETQDDLVEALREAGFQVTQATVSRDIKELLLIKVPMDDGRYKYSLPTDQRYNPTQKLKRVLVDNFVHIDSSGNLVVMKCLPGTANSVAALIDNIDWPQIMGTISGDDTILIICRQPEDSHDVISQIMGYIS
- the folD gene encoding bifunctional methylenetetrahydrofolate dehydrogenase/methenyltetrahydrofolate cyclohydrolase FolD, producing the protein MTAAIISGKQVSDEIRTGIAREVAQLAERGVKPGLAVVLVGEDPASQVYVRNKEKSSTELGFHSEVHRLDAATSQEDLLALVAELNRRDEIDGILVQLPLPKHIDEKAVINAIAVEKDVDGFHPINVGNLVIGDDSLLPCTPAGVIELIKRTGTGMSGKHAVVIGRSNIVGKPVSLLLQRENATVTMCHSRTANIAELSRQADILVVAIGRANFIDGSFVKPGAVVIDVGMNRLDNGKLAGDVDYESAKEVAGYITPVPGGVGPMTITMLMANTLTAAKRRRGLDQE
- a CDS encoding TlyA family RNA methyltransferase codes for the protein MEHPKERIDVLLVEQGFFASREKAKAAIMAGLVLADEERIEKAGMKVPRSAVLRVKGAVHPYVSRGGLKLEKALRQFGIDLNGRVMLDIGSSTGGFTDCALQNGASHVYAIDVGYNQLDWRLRNDERVSVMEQTNFRYMTPPDLQGPVPDFASIDVSFISLKIILPPLIALLERPADIAALIKPQFEAGREKVGKSGVVREPAVHKEVLMGVLGMASGLGYRLEGLTFSPITGGEGNIEFLAHWKLLPDATETGASRTELSSDQNTPEDFAALADTVIQEAAATFKVTPGNSSKR
- the xseB gene encoding exodeoxyribonuclease VII small subunit, yielding MAKEAELELDFEGAMERLEEIVRELEHGDVPLEKAIDLFQQGMKLSQLCGNKLEQVERKIEMITEMDGELRKKPFGARLEGDSDEPV
- the xseA gene encoding exodeoxyribonuclease VII large subunit, with protein sequence MAPERQVYSIKELNRYIRMKLDSDVVLSDVWVRGEISNFTHHGSGHMYFTLKDESSRIKSIMFASHNQRLPFVPKEGTKVIARGNVTVYERDGQYQFYATHMQPDGIGSLYLAYEQLKNKLELEGLFAAARKRPLPRFPRCIGVVTSPTGAAVRDIIITLQRRFPQVAVVLYPVLVQGKGAGPSIVKAIQNLNAMGEADVLIVGRGGGSLEELWAFNEEAVARAIAASGIPVISAVGHETDFTIADFAADLRAATPTAAAELAVPHAAELAAQLRTAQQRLRQGLLRRSQRSGERLASLQRSLALVGPRRQLAQHAQRLDMLRAGLLRAARDRHGRAREQRAVLHHSLQRFHPQASVSAARRRTESLTRELAGAMQVRLQEKRSRFAAELRHLDALSPLKVMSRGYSLVYDEKEEHLIKSLKEVELGDVVNIKLNDGQLSCQVWGMREDGITNGEGS
- the spoIVB gene encoding SpoIVB peptidase, coding for MPGLLFAFFLSLSGITGPSQSYASPQDNPLDHAVQGENRDLRVIPGGQTIGVKVKSAGVLVVGHHLIEVSQQSKLSPGENSGLLPGDLMISIDGVKLDEVSKVAKLVERAGRAREPLTIVFKRGGKEHIAKLTPAYDRNDKVWRLGLYIRDSAAGVGTLTFYAPKQGVYGALGHVITDMNTGTPIVVGSGHIVQSSVTSISKSQDGDPGEKRATFYKESQVLGNVESNTDFGIFGKMTRNPDHSLYQEPIPVAMSNEVKEGPAQILTVVDGQRVERFNVDIIHVAHQETPATKGMVLRITDPRLIDKTGGIVQGMSGSPIVQNGRLIGAVTHVFVNDPKSGYGCFIEWMLKDSGVVQLENTLPYNLKAV
- a CDS encoding polyprenyl synthetase family protein, with translation MSPFEPKQEAEPAGTSLRQPLKEYIAEISSLVMSELEAALPEEWSVPGNLKDAMNYSLQAGGKRLRPLLVIAACEALGGSRQAALPVAAAIEMVHTYSLIHDDLPAMDNDDYRRGKLTNHKVYGEATAILAGDALLTHAFYSVVQASRKHGVPAEHALSVVEDLAEMAGPRGMVGGQIADMEGEQGLTSLEQLQYIHRHKTGDLIVFSLTAGGRIAGADSRQLEALRDFGTHIGLAFQIQDDILDLVGDEGKLGKKTGSDLKQQKVTYPYFIGLDASRDEVKRLTEAARSAVLEGGFQDNTRLLDIADYLMKRDH
- the spo0A gene encoding sporulation transcription factor Spo0A, with amino-acid sequence MQNIEVLLADDNREFTNLLAEYITEQEDMTVTGIAYNGEEVLQMLSEARKIPDVLILDIIMPHLDGLGVLERLRDMDLKPEPKIIMLTAFGQENITQRAVQLGASYYILKPFDMEVLANRVRQLVGTQGSMSTSSSMSNYTGSRSNNVVPLSKGKNLDANITSIIHEIGVPAHIKGYQYLREAITMVYNNIEILGAITKTLYPAIAEKFKTTPSRVERAIRHAIEVAWTRGNIDSISHLFGYTINISKSKPTNSEFIAMVADKLRIEHKVS
- the dxs gene encoding 1-deoxy-D-xylulose-5-phosphate synthase; this encodes MLLPQINDPQQLKALSVEELATLAEEIRRFLIEKLTATGGHLGSNLGVVELTLALHYCYDSPRDKMIYDVGHQAYVHKILTGRQDRFDTLRKKDGLCGFVKRAESEHDVWEAGHSSTSLSAAMGMAMARDLKGEDNKVIAVIGDGALTGGMAFEALNHIGHERRKLMVILNDNEMSIAPNVGAMHNYLSKIRSDRHYLRAKDEVEGLLKKIPAIGGRLAKTAQNVKDSLKYMMVPGVLFEELGFTYLGPVDGHDVEKLIDTFHQADNVSGPVLVHVLTTKGKGYKPAETDFYKSHAISPYKIESGQSLKAVGNPMYTEVFGETLIELGREDKRLIAVTPAMPGGSGLFPFAKEFPDRMIDVGIAEQHAATLCAALAMEGMKPVYAVYSTFMQRAYDQIVHDICRHNANVMFAIDRAGFVGADGETHQGVYDIAFMRHIPNMVMMMPKDENELRHMMKTALEYNDGPIAYRYPRIDGTGVALDAELKPLPIGTWERLRPGDDYAVLACGPMVQVAEEAAELLRREGIQLGVVNARFLKPLDSSMLLDLAHAGTGMIVLEEACEAGSLGSAVLEFYAEHEIYDARVHLMGVPDIFVEHGSIKEQRQQTGLTVEAVISRVKAMKASSAFAYKTTSTS